Proteins encoded in a region of the Streptomyces sp. NBC_00310 genome:
- the cas5e gene encoding type I-E CRISPR-associated protein Cas5/CasD: MSVLTLRLAGPLQAWGASARFARRTTESAPTKSGVIGMLAAARGMDRGDDEALARLAVLRFAVRIDQPGTRVRDFQTAHHADTGKSMPLSERYYLADAVFVAAVEGEAPLLDEVDAALHRPVHAPFLGRRSCPPAHPVRLSLHRGTDLTKALRAEPWQAAAWYRRQRRRDATVSLTVLREARPDEPGADLLRDQPLSFAAEHRRHALRPVVTTTVEVANPSARVVPAHDPFAALEEESA; this comes from the coding sequence ATGAGCGTGCTGACTCTGCGGCTGGCGGGCCCCCTGCAAGCGTGGGGGGCCTCGGCCCGGTTCGCCCGCCGCACCACCGAGTCCGCCCCCACCAAGAGCGGTGTGATCGGCATGCTCGCAGCCGCCCGAGGCATGGACCGCGGTGACGATGAAGCACTGGCCCGCCTCGCCGTGCTGCGGTTCGCCGTCCGTATCGACCAGCCCGGTACCCGGGTCCGCGACTTCCAGACCGCCCACCACGCGGACACCGGCAAGTCGATGCCCCTGTCCGAGCGGTACTACCTCGCCGACGCGGTCTTCGTCGCCGCTGTCGAGGGCGAGGCCCCCCTCCTAGACGAGGTTGACGCCGCCCTGCACCGCCCCGTCCACGCACCCTTCCTCGGCCGGCGCTCCTGCCCACCGGCCCACCCGGTCCGCCTCAGCCTGCACCGCGGTACCGACCTCACCAAGGCGCTCCGGGCTGAGCCCTGGCAGGCCGCCGCCTGGTACCGCAGGCAGCGCCGCCGCGACGCGACCGTGTCCCTGACCGTGCTGCGCGAGGCCCGCCCCGATGAACCCGGCGCAGACCTGCTGCGAGACCAGCCCCTCAGCTTCGCCGCCGAACACCGCCGGCACGCCCTGCGCCCCGTGGTCACCACGACCGTGGAAGTAGCGAACCCGAGCGCCAGGGTCGTGCCCGCGCACGACCCGTTCGCCGCTCTGGAGGAAGAGAGCGCCTGA